In Aliamphritea ceti, a single window of DNA contains:
- a CDS encoding cell division protein FtsQ/DivIB, whose translation MAATDAQEPVSPAPRGASRTRVEPESVVTEKHTWRFSVSWQTDWWLKPVTLLTAVLVFASLANSAVEKVYVWLDQPVTHLTVKGQTRFLDKTELANNSLAAVDGGLMSTDIARVKDEAQAHPWVFQVNVERQWPASLVLEVKEEVPVARWGGNGLLNHEGDIFWPEDAEKYQQLPLLEGPSSNTAQMMAQYYELSQRLRNLQLQVDSLQMEARGAWSLKLKNGVTLVLGREDLVGRLERFVSLYQLRLKDDIEAGRVDRIDVRYENGVAVKWRPQPDNSAGLG comes from the coding sequence ATGGCTGCCACAGATGCTCAGGAACCGGTGAGCCCTGCTCCGAGGGGTGCTTCGCGTACCCGGGTTGAGCCTGAGTCTGTGGTAACTGAAAAGCATACCTGGCGATTCTCTGTTTCATGGCAAACCGACTGGTGGTTGAAGCCTGTGACTTTATTGACTGCAGTATTGGTGTTTGCATCTTTGGCAAACAGTGCAGTTGAAAAAGTATATGTGTGGCTGGATCAGCCTGTTACGCATTTGACGGTTAAAGGTCAGACGCGTTTTTTGGATAAAACAGAGTTGGCAAACAATAGTCTGGCAGCTGTAGATGGGGGGCTAATGTCAACCGATATAGCGCGGGTAAAAGATGAAGCACAGGCGCATCCCTGGGTGTTTCAGGTAAATGTTGAACGTCAGTGGCCTGCTAGTCTGGTGTTGGAAGTAAAAGAAGAGGTCCCTGTAGCGCGCTGGGGTGGTAATGGTTTGCTGAATCACGAAGGCGATATTTTTTGGCCTGAAGATGCAGAGAAGTATCAGCAGTTACCTTTGTTGGAAGGGCCATCAAGTAATACCGCTCAGATGATGGCGCAATATTATGAGTTGAGTCAGCGGTTGCGGAATCTGCAATTACAGGTGGACTCTCTGCAGATGGAAGCGAGAGGGGCATGGTCACTAAAGCTGAAAAATGGCGTGACACTGGTGCTGGGGCGAGAAGATTTAGTAGGCAGGTTGGAGCGGTTTGTCAGCTTGTATCAGTTAAGGTTAAAGGATGACATTGAAGCGGGTCGAGTCGACCGTATTGATGTTCGATATGAAAATGGTGTGGCGGTTAAATGGCGGCCACAACCGGATAATTCTGCTGGGTTAGGTTAG
- the ftsA gene encoding cell division protein FtsA, with amino-acid sequence MIVALDIGTSKVVCLVAEISPDGGIDIVGIGSHVSRGLKRGVVVNIESTVQSIQRAVEEAELMAGCKIHSVTVGIAGSHIKSMNSHGIVAVRDREVLEYDLERVLDAAQAVAVPADQKILHILPQEYVIDNQEGIREPLGMSGVRLEAKVHLVTGAVNAVQNIEKCVQRCGLEVDNSVLEQLASSYAVLTEDEKELGVCMVDMGGGTTDIAVFTAGAIRHTAVIPIAGDQVTNDIAMALRTPTQHAEDVKKKYACCLAQLTGPEEMIKVASVGDRPARDLSRQALAEVVEPRYDELFTLIQAELRRSGFEDMVAAGIVLTGGTAKMEGAVELAEEVFHMPVRLALPKGVRGMEDILASPIYATGIGLLQHAKRELPAGALQQRNFTAERSVSESREPVEPLLSRMKAWFARNF; translated from the coding sequence ATGATTGTCGCCCTGGATATCGGTACTTCTAAGGTGGTCTGTCTGGTTGCAGAGATCAGTCCTGATGGTGGGATTGATATTGTTGGTATTGGCTCGCATGTATCCCGCGGTCTTAAGCGTGGTGTAGTGGTAAATATAGAGTCGACAGTGCAGTCAATTCAGCGAGCGGTGGAAGAAGCTGAGTTAATGGCTGGCTGTAAAATCCATTCAGTGACGGTGGGCATTGCAGGAAGTCATATTAAGAGTATGAACTCTCATGGGATTGTTGCAGTCCGTGACAGAGAAGTTCTGGAATATGATCTTGAAAGAGTACTTGATGCTGCTCAGGCTGTAGCGGTTCCGGCAGATCAGAAGATATTGCATATTCTGCCTCAGGAATACGTTATCGATAACCAGGAGGGCATCCGTGAACCTTTAGGCATGTCTGGTGTGCGTCTGGAAGCTAAAGTGCATCTGGTTACCGGTGCGGTGAATGCTGTGCAGAATATTGAAAAATGTGTGCAGCGTTGTGGTCTCGAGGTTGATAACAGTGTGCTGGAACAGTTGGCGTCAAGCTATGCCGTGCTGACTGAGGATGAGAAAGAACTCGGCGTTTGTATGGTCGATATGGGCGGTGGGACAACAGATATTGCCGTTTTTACTGCTGGTGCTATACGTCATACCGCAGTTATTCCGATCGCTGGCGATCAGGTAACAAATGACATTGCGATGGCATTACGTACACCTACTCAGCATGCGGAAGATGTGAAGAAAAAATATGCCTGCTGTCTGGCGCAGTTAACCGGGCCAGAGGAAATGATTAAGGTTGCCAGTGTCGGTGACCGGCCAGCCAGGGATTTATCCCGTCAGGCATTGGCAGAGGTTGTTGAGCCGCGTTATGACGAGTTGTTTACGCTGATTCAGGCAGAGTTACGTCGCAGTGGTTTTGAAGACATGGTAGCTGCAGGCATCGTGCTTACCGGTGGTACCGCTAAGATGGAAGGTGCGGTAGAACTGGCTGAAGAGGTGTTTCATATGCCGGTCAGACTGGCATTACCCAAAGGTGTACGGGGAATGGAGGATATTCTTGCCAGTCCGATTTATGCCACAGGTATTGGGTTATTACAGCATGCAAAGAGAGAGTTACCAGCCGGTGCATTACAGCAGCGTAACTTTACTGCAGAGCGTTCGGTCAGTGAGTCGCGTGAACCGGTAGAGCCATTACTTAGTCGTATGAAGGCGTGGTTCGCCAGGAATTTTTAA
- the mraY gene encoding phospho-N-acetylmuramoyl-pentapeptide-transferase yields MLLLLTDWLAQHFSSFTVFSYLTLRGILGVLTALAISLMLGPLLIRTLKMKQIGQSVRDDGPQSHLSKAGTPTMGGALILLAIMISSLLWGDLSNRYVWVVLIVTFIFGAVGWVDDYRMVIEKNSRGLPARWKYFWQSVGGIGAAVFLYVTAESAVETQLIIPLFKDVAIEMGIFYIVFTYFVIVGTSNAVNLTDGLDGLAILPTVLVAGALAIFAYLSGHVQFANYLNIPYLPGSGELIIICGSIVGAGLGFLWFNAYPAQVFMGDVGALALGAALGVIAVIVRQELVLLIMGGVFVIETVSVILQVASFKLTGRRIFRMAPLHHHFELKGWPEPRVIVRFWIITVVLVLVGLATLKIR; encoded by the coding sequence ATGTTACTCCTTCTAACCGATTGGTTAGCACAACACTTTTCCAGCTTTACCGTATTCAGTTATCTGACGTTGCGGGGGATTTTGGGAGTACTGACGGCACTGGCTATCTCTTTGATGCTTGGGCCGTTACTGATCCGTACATTAAAAATGAAGCAGATTGGTCAGTCTGTTCGTGATGATGGTCCGCAGTCTCATCTGAGTAAAGCCGGAACCCCGACGATGGGTGGCGCGTTAATTCTGCTGGCCATTATGATCAGCAGCCTGTTATGGGGTGATCTGAGTAACCGTTATGTATGGGTGGTATTGATTGTAACCTTCATATTCGGAGCTGTTGGCTGGGTCGATGATTACCGGATGGTAATTGAAAAGAATTCCCGTGGTTTACCTGCGCGGTGGAAGTATTTTTGGCAGTCCGTTGGTGGTATCGGCGCTGCTGTTTTCTTATATGTAACGGCGGAGTCTGCGGTAGAAACACAGCTGATTATTCCGTTATTTAAAGACGTCGCGATAGAGATGGGTATTTTCTATATCGTCTTTACCTATTTTGTAATCGTAGGTACTTCTAACGCTGTAAACCTGACAGATGGCCTTGATGGGCTGGCAATATTACCGACTGTTCTGGTGGCTGGCGCGCTAGCTATTTTTGCTTATCTGAGTGGTCACGTGCAGTTTGCGAATTATCTGAATATTCCTTATTTACCGGGTTCAGGCGAACTGATCATTATTTGTGGTTCGATCGTCGGGGCAGGTCTGGGCTTCTTGTGGTTTAACGCTTACCCGGCTCAGGTATTTATGGGTGATGTCGGTGCGCTGGCATTAGGTGCTGCTTTGGGCGTGATTGCTGTAATAGTCCGTCAGGAACTGGTGCTGCTTATTATGGGCGGCGTATTTGTTATTGAGACAGTGTCGGTCATCTTGCAGGTAGCATCATTCAAGCTGACAGGTCGGCGTATATTCCGAATGGCGCCGTTACATCATCATTTTGAATTAAAAGGCTGGCCTGAACCTCGGGTCATCGTACGTTTCTGGATCATTACTGTGGTACTGGTACTGGTCGGCCTGGCAACACTGAAGATTCGTTAA
- the murG gene encoding undecaprenyldiphospho-muramoylpentapeptide beta-N-acetylglucosaminyltransferase, with product MSVAHKTLLVMAGGTGGHVFPALACADLLREQGVNVEWLGTAAGIEARVVPDADIKLHCIDVTGLRGKGKLSLLLAPFKLLKACYQALRVLRQVKPDAVLGMGGFASGPGGAAAYLSGVPVIVHEQNAAAGMTNKLLAKVACVVMEAFGGAFNDKVKTQVVGNPVRGNILQLAEPAKRFSERNGALRLLVVGGSLGAQAINTLLPQVLQELPEGQFEVLHQAGKRNIDATKQAYASAGLSERDDIRVVDFIDRMDEAYGWADVVLCRAGALTVSELSIAGAAAILVPFPYAVDDHQTGNARYLSEQGAAVLVQQRDLDKNRLMTLLTDELSQRDKLLEMAQSAKRLGRPEATEVVARACLEEMK from the coding sequence ATGTCAGTAGCGCATAAAACTTTACTGGTCATGGCTGGTGGAACCGGGGGGCATGTATTCCCGGCACTGGCATGCGCTGATTTATTGCGGGAACAAGGTGTTAACGTTGAGTGGCTGGGAACGGCCGCAGGTATTGAAGCACGGGTTGTGCCTGATGCGGATATTAAGTTGCACTGTATTGATGTAACTGGCTTACGTGGCAAGGGCAAGTTGAGCTTGTTACTGGCGCCTTTTAAATTATTAAAGGCCTGTTATCAGGCGTTGCGTGTATTACGTCAGGTGAAGCCGGATGCAGTGTTGGGGATGGGAGGCTTCGCTTCCGGTCCTGGTGGTGCCGCAGCGTATTTGTCAGGTGTACCGGTTATCGTACATGAGCAGAATGCTGCTGCCGGGATGACGAATAAGTTGTTAGCTAAAGTAGCCTGCGTTGTGATGGAGGCTTTTGGTGGTGCCTTTAACGATAAGGTTAAAACTCAGGTAGTGGGTAATCCTGTCAGGGGTAATATCCTGCAATTAGCGGAACCTGCAAAGCGATTTTCTGAACGTAATGGTGCGTTACGTTTATTAGTTGTCGGTGGTAGCTTAGGTGCTCAGGCAATTAATACCTTACTACCACAAGTATTGCAGGAGTTACCTGAAGGTCAGTTCGAAGTGTTACACCAGGCGGGTAAGCGTAATATTGACGCTACAAAACAGGCTTATGCATCTGCCGGATTATCAGAGCGGGATGATATTAGGGTAGTTGATTTTATTGATCGTATGGATGAAGCCTATGGCTGGGCGGATGTGGTTCTATGCCGTGCAGGTGCGCTTACGGTCAGTGAGCTAAGTATTGCTGGAGCGGCGGCGATATTAGTGCCGTTCCCGTATGCAGTTGATGATCATCAGACAGGTAATGCACGCTATCTGTCTGAGCAGGGAGCTGCCGTATTAGTGCAGCAGCGGGATCTGGATAAGAATCGTTTAATGACGTTGCTGACAGATGAGCTGTCTCAACGGGACAAATTATTAGAAATGGCGCAGTCGGCCAAACGCTTGGGTCGACCTGAGGCAACAGAAGTTGTTGCCAGAGCATGCCTTGAGGAAATGAAATAA
- the murC gene encoding UDP-N-acetylmuramate--L-alanine ligase, with product MTQSTVTRHDVPEMRRIRRIHFVGIGGVGMCGIAEVLLNQGYQISGSDIKVSATTQHLASMGAEIFIGHSEDNITAANVVVTSTAVNEENPEVKAARERRIPVVRRAEMLAELMRYRHGVAVAGTHGKTTTTSLLASVMAEGELDPTFVIGGRLNSAGTNAKLGGSRYLVAEADESDASFLHLQPMVAIVTNIDADHMDTYGGDFGKLKKTFVDFLHNLPFYGLAILCHDDPVVREIMPDIGRPMVTYGIEEGADYRAIDISQHGMHTHFTVTRPDGRPDLQVTLNMPGHHNVLNALATIAVASDEGIDDEAISRALEKFQGVGRRFQVLGDIPVEGGEVMLVDDYGHHPREVQATIKAVKDGWPERRLVMINQPHRYSRTRDLYEDFVQVLSDVDVLLLMEVYAAGEEPVAGADSRSLCRSIRQRGSIDPVFVESLDAVPEILKNLLQPGDLLLTQGAGDITALAHRLKSLDLSSVQEV from the coding sequence ATGACACAGTCAACAGTGACGAGACATGACGTACCAGAAATGCGCCGGATTCGGCGGATACATTTTGTCGGTATAGGTGGCGTAGGTATGTGCGGCATTGCTGAAGTATTACTGAACCAGGGATATCAGATCAGTGGTTCTGATATCAAAGTATCAGCAACGACCCAGCATCTCGCTTCGATGGGGGCTGAGATATTCATCGGCCATAGTGAAGATAATATTACGGCTGCCAATGTTGTTGTTACTTCTACTGCAGTGAATGAAGAAAACCCTGAAGTAAAAGCAGCCCGTGAACGCCGGATACCGGTTGTACGCCGTGCCGAAATGCTGGCTGAGCTGATGCGTTATCGTCACGGTGTTGCGGTTGCCGGGACACACGGTAAGACCACCACTACCAGTCTGCTGGCGTCAGTCATGGCTGAAGGGGAGCTTGATCCTACATTTGTAATCGGTGGCCGTCTTAACAGTGCGGGTACCAATGCTAAATTGGGCGGTAGCCGATATCTGGTTGCAGAAGCTGACGAGAGTGATGCTTCATTCCTGCATTTGCAGCCGATGGTGGCTATTGTGACCAACATTGATGCTGATCATATGGATACCTATGGCGGCGATTTCGGCAAGCTGAAAAAAACCTTTGTGGATTTTTTGCATAATTTGCCTTTCTACGGTCTGGCAATACTTTGCCATGATGATCCGGTTGTTCGTGAAATTATGCCGGATATTGGTCGGCCGATGGTGACTTACGGTATCGAGGAAGGAGCGGATTATCGTGCTATTGATATCAGCCAGCATGGAATGCATACACACTTCACGGTTACTCGTCCAGACGGACGTCCGGATTTACAGGTTACCCTGAATATGCCGGGTCATCATAACGTGCTTAATGCGTTGGCAACTATTGCAGTGGCCAGCGATGAAGGAATTGATGATGAAGCGATAAGCCGGGCACTGGAAAAATTCCAGGGTGTTGGCCGACGTTTCCAAGTATTGGGTGATATCCCGGTTGAAGGTGGTGAAGTCATGCTAGTGGATGATTATGGCCATCACCCCCGGGAAGTTCAGGCAACGATTAAGGCCGTTAAAGATGGCTGGCCAGAACGGCGTCTGGTGATGATCAATCAACCACACCGATATAGCCGAACCCGCGATCTTTACGAAGACTTTGTTCAGGTATTGTCTGATGTGGATGTGTTGTTATTAATGGAAGTATATGCCGCAGGTGAAGAACCTGTTGCAGGTGCTGATAGCCGTAGTTTATGCCGCAGTATTCGCCAGCGTGGCAGCATTGATCCGGTGTTTGTTGAGTCTCTGGATGCGGTACCTGAAATCCTGAAGAACCTGTTACAGCCAGGAGATTTGTTACTGACCCAGGGGGCAGGTGATATTACTGCGTTGGCACATCGCCTTAAATCGCTTGATTTAAGCAGTGTGCAGGAGGTCTGA
- a CDS encoding UDP-N-acetylmuramoyl-tripeptide--D-alanyl-D-alanine ligase: MNGPFSLEQLQQALRADLINATAVSVTGVSTDSRQLVSGDLFLAIKGPNFDAHSLVAQAEEKGAVALVVEHQVDSDLPQLIVKDSRLALGDLGAFNRSFFSGSVFAITGSSGKTTVKEMLASINSQRGQTLATLGNLNNEIGVPLTLLRLSTQDQFAVIEMGASGANEIDYSVGLTKPDVALLNNALAAHLEGFGSLEGVVHAKAEIFNGLSAEGVGIINRDDPHYSVWKDILGEQPQLSFGLHPEADVTASEIQRQENGCYQFELHFKGQQQTVQLAMLGRHNVNNALASAATALADNCSLKVISEGLGACKAVPGRMCPIAADNGLLIDDTYNANPGSMKAAVDALLDLASDDALSVLALGDMGELGPDEIEIHADIGRYAAQAGVDVLYTCGPLSANTVAAYRSAGGKQSESYQRHEDVVAAIQQLSNNRVTLAKGSRSARMEQVIKGLQERG; encoded by the coding sequence ATGAACGGACCATTTTCGTTAGAGCAACTTCAGCAAGCGCTTCGGGCTGATTTAATCAATGCTACTGCTGTAAGTGTTACGGGAGTAAGTACAGATTCCCGCCAGTTAGTTAGTGGTGATTTGTTTCTGGCGATTAAAGGACCAAATTTTGATGCGCATAGTCTGGTTGCCCAGGCTGAAGAAAAAGGTGCAGTTGCACTGGTCGTTGAGCATCAGGTTGATTCAGATTTACCTCAGTTGATTGTCAAAGATAGTCGTTTAGCTCTGGGTGATCTTGGTGCATTTAACCGGAGTTTTTTTTCGGGCAGCGTGTTTGCCATTACAGGCAGTAGCGGTAAGACCACTGTAAAAGAAATGTTAGCGTCAATAAATAGTCAGAGGGGCCAGACATTAGCAACTCTGGGCAATCTGAATAATGAAATTGGTGTACCACTGACATTGTTAAGACTGAGTACTCAGGATCAGTTTGCTGTAATTGAAATGGGTGCCAGTGGCGCGAATGAAATTGATTACAGTGTTGGTCTGACGAAACCGGATGTCGCATTGTTAAATAATGCATTAGCTGCACATCTTGAAGGTTTTGGTAGTTTGGAAGGCGTGGTTCATGCGAAAGCAGAAATCTTTAACGGGTTGTCGGCTGAGGGTGTCGGCATTATTAACCGGGATGATCCGCATTACAGTGTTTGGAAAGACATTCTGGGAGAGCAACCTCAGCTAAGTTTTGGTCTGCACCCGGAAGCTGATGTAACTGCTTCAGAAATCCAGCGCCAGGAAAATGGATGTTATCAGTTTGAACTGCATTTTAAAGGTCAGCAGCAAACCGTACAGCTGGCCATGCTGGGACGCCATAACGTGAATAATGCGTTAGCTTCGGCTGCAACTGCTTTGGCTGATAACTGTTCTTTGAAGGTTATTTCCGAAGGATTAGGTGCTTGCAAAGCGGTGCCAGGCAGAATGTGCCCGATCGCAGCAGATAATGGATTACTAATTGATGATACCTATAACGCTAATCCGGGCTCAATGAAGGCTGCAGTTGATGCCTTACTGGACTTGGCTTCTGATGATGCTCTGAGTGTTTTAGCTCTGGGCGATATGGGTGAATTAGGTCCGGACGAAATTGAGATTCATGCCGATATAGGCCGTTATGCTGCACAAGCCGGAGTGGATGTGCTGTATACCTGCGGGCCTTTGAGCGCTAATACAGTAGCCGCCTATCGGTCAGCTGGTGGTAAACAGTCAGAAAGTTATCAGCGTCACGAAGATGTTGTAGCTGCGATACAGCAATTATCGAATAACAGGGTGACGCTGGCGAAGGGATCGCGGAGCGCAAGAATGGAACAGGTCATTAAGGGCCTGCAAGAGAGAGGTTAA
- the murD gene encoding UDP-N-acetylmuramoyl-L-alanine--D-glutamate ligase — protein sequence MTLIASDNRRIVIGLGQTGLSCARFLAREGLPFALMDTRDVPPNLDAIKTEFPDADVYCGPLNAELLCAAGELLLSPGVAKDQPAIQQAVEAGVKLSGDIDLFCRQTSSPVIAITGSNAKSTVTSLVGQMAQDAGIDTGIGGNLGTPVLDMLKEGEQDLYVLELSSFQLETTHDLRPAVATVLNISPDHLDRYDNNMQLYYQAKHRVYRGAQKVVTNRDDALTTPLLPEQVKRCSFGLGKPDLQDFGVIQQNGEAWLAKGLQGLMPVKSMKLQGGHNVANALAALALGDAADLPMAVMLKTLQSFAGLRHRCQWVTELNGVNYFNDSKGTNVGATEAALNGLGATLSGEQKVILIAGGQGKGAEFDALSLPLRQHGRALVLIGEDAAKLAAITDLDTFYTDSMSAAVKQAQVLAEPGDIVLLSPACASFDMFASFTARGDAFCDAVLAL from the coding sequence GTGACGCTGATTGCATCTGATAATCGCCGTATCGTCATCGGGTTAGGACAAACCGGGCTTTCTTGTGCCCGGTTTCTTGCGCGAGAAGGTTTACCCTTTGCGCTGATGGATACCCGTGATGTACCACCGAACCTTGATGCGATAAAAACGGAATTTCCGGATGCAGACGTTTACTGTGGTCCACTCAATGCAGAGCTGTTGTGTGCGGCAGGTGAGTTATTGCTCAGTCCTGGAGTGGCTAAGGATCAGCCAGCAATTCAGCAGGCAGTAGAGGCGGGTGTAAAGTTGTCCGGCGATATTGATCTGTTTTGCCGCCAGACCTCTTCGCCTGTCATTGCGATTACTGGCTCTAACGCTAAGAGCACAGTCACAAGTCTTGTCGGTCAGATGGCTCAGGATGCCGGCATAGATACGGGTATTGGCGGCAATTTAGGCACGCCGGTTCTGGATATGCTCAAAGAAGGTGAGCAGGATTTATATGTGTTGGAACTGTCCAGTTTTCAACTGGAAACAACGCATGATTTACGCCCGGCGGTAGCCACTGTTCTGAATATCAGCCCGGATCATCTCGATCGATATGATAACAATATGCAGTTGTACTATCAGGCGAAACACCGGGTATATCGGGGTGCACAGAAAGTTGTAACTAACCGTGATGATGCACTGACAACCCCTTTACTGCCTGAACAGGTTAAACGTTGCAGTTTTGGCCTGGGTAAACCGGATTTGCAGGACTTTGGTGTCATTCAGCAAAATGGCGAAGCATGGTTAGCAAAAGGTCTGCAGGGCCTGATGCCGGTTAAGTCAATGAAGTTGCAGGGTGGTCATAATGTGGCGAATGCACTTGCTGCTCTGGCGCTGGGTGATGCAGCAGATTTACCCATGGCTGTTATGTTGAAAACACTGCAGAGCTTTGCGGGTTTACGGCATCGTTGTCAGTGGGTAACTGAATTGAATGGGGTTAATTATTTTAATGACTCCAAAGGGACCAATGTTGGTGCGACTGAAGCTGCTCTGAATGGTTTGGGAGCGACTCTTTCCGGCGAGCAGAAAGTTATCCTGATTGCTGGTGGGCAAGGTAAAGGTGCTGAGTTTGACGCCTTAAGTCTGCCATTGCGACAGCATGGACGTGCTTTGGTTTTGATTGGTGAGGATGCGGCAAAGCTGGCTGCAATTACTGATCTGGATACTTTTTACACTGACAGTATGTCAGCAGCAGTTAAGCAGGCGCAGGTATTAGCAGAGCCAGGGGATATAGTGTTGCTCTCTCCTGCCTGCGCCAGCTTCGATATGTTTGCCAGCTTTACCGCCCGTGGCGATGCTTTTTGTGACGCGGTGCTGGCACTATGA
- the ftsW gene encoding putative lipid II flippase FtsW, with amino-acid sequence MNLFSRLTGRGVNSGPQIATPVNQVLPFDAWLLAAGLSLMLIGFVMISSASIEVASVKNNNPFFYMIRHGIFILLGLAGAVIVTRIPMALWQRTGPWLLFVGLALLVLVLLVGREVNGSTRWIGFGPINLQASEIAKFSMVIYLAGYLVRRLSEVRSSWKGVAKPALPLAFFVLLLILEPDFGAAVVLMGTVMGMIFLGGMKFGQFLLVVTGCLSVIATLAVVQPYRMQRLQTFLDPWADPYGSGYQLAQAQIAFGRGDWFGTGLGNSVQKLFYLPEAHTDFVFSVLAEEMGGVGALFVVALYVVLVLRIFIIGRQAEKQEQFFMSYVAYGFGIMLAAQALINVGVNVGALPTKGLTLPLLSYGGSSLLVCAAMLAMVLRIDYELKVLRLQPKEKVEKAVPEKQTKKKVKKKAAATDVSSEYGKSREAINVSSA; translated from the coding sequence ATGAATCTGTTTAGCCGGTTGACCGGAAGGGGCGTTAACAGCGGCCCGCAGATAGCAACGCCTGTTAATCAGGTATTGCCATTTGATGCCTGGTTACTGGCGGCAGGTTTAAGCTTGATGCTGATCGGTTTTGTGATGATCAGTTCTGCGTCTATTGAGGTGGCATCAGTTAAAAATAACAATCCGTTTTTCTACATGATACGGCATGGGATTTTTATTTTGCTGGGGCTGGCAGGAGCTGTAATTGTAACTCGGATTCCCATGGCGTTGTGGCAGCGAACAGGTCCCTGGTTATTGTTTGTTGGTTTGGCTTTGCTGGTGTTGGTTTTACTGGTTGGCCGGGAAGTTAATGGCAGTACCCGTTGGATTGGTTTTGGTCCGATTAATCTGCAGGCATCTGAAATTGCCAAATTCAGTATGGTTATTTATCTGGCGGGTTATCTGGTGCGGCGCTTATCTGAAGTGCGTTCCAGCTGGAAAGGTGTTGCCAAGCCAGCGTTACCTTTAGCGTTTTTTGTATTGTTACTGATTCTTGAGCCTGATTTTGGTGCTGCTGTTGTGCTTATGGGAACAGTAATGGGCATGATTTTTTTAGGTGGTATGAAGTTCGGACAGTTTTTACTGGTGGTTACCGGTTGTTTATCGGTAATCGCTACGTTGGCAGTAGTGCAGCCATACCGGATGCAGCGCTTACAGACCTTTCTGGATCCCTGGGCGGATCCTTATGGTAGCGGTTATCAGCTGGCACAGGCGCAAATTGCATTTGGTCGCGGTGACTGGTTTGGTACGGGCTTGGGTAACAGTGTACAGAAGCTGTTTTATTTGCCTGAAGCGCACACTGATTTTGTGTTTTCAGTTTTGGCTGAAGAAATGGGCGGTGTCGGCGCTTTGTTTGTCGTGGCGTTATATGTGGTGTTGGTACTGCGTATTTTTATTATTGGGCGGCAGGCTGAAAAGCAGGAACAGTTTTTCATGAGCTATGTCGCTTATGGTTTTGGCATCATGCTGGCTGCGCAGGCACTGATAAATGTTGGGGTAAATGTTGGTGCTTTACCAACCAAAGGGCTTACCTTGCCGCTGCTTAGTTATGGCGGCAGTAGTTTGCTGGTATGCGCAGCTATGTTAGCTATGGTGCTACGGATTGATTATGAGTTGAAAGTCTTACGGTTACAGCCCAAAGAGAAAGTAGAAAAGGCTGTACCTGAAAAGCAGACTAAGAAAAAAGTTAAAAAGAAGGCGGCAGCCACAGATGTTTCATCAGAATACGGTAAATCTCGAGAGGCAATAAATGTCAGTAGCGCATAA
- a CDS encoding D-alanine--D-alanine ligase, giving the protein MADFRIDAQLAGQFGRVAVIYGGNSAERSVSLKSGAEVLKALLNAGVNAFGLDLCGDGENLVAGLSPVKQLMDAEFDRAFLILHGRGGEDGTLQGLLEIMNKPYTGSGVMASSLGMDKVKCKQIWQGAGMPTPAYELLTADTDFAAVAERLEFPIIVKPAHEGSSIGMSKVTDLPGLKAAFTEAVQYDRAVLAEQWIEGPEFTVTVVNGEALPVIRLETPNDFYDFEAKYQSEETQYHFDNELSEAEVTELMALAVNAFNMVGCKDWGRVDVMQLPGVGFQLLEVNTLPGMTDHSLVPMAARKAGMSFEKLVVSILQGTL; this is encoded by the coding sequence ATGGCAGATTTTCGAATTGATGCGCAATTAGCTGGTCAGTTTGGCCGGGTTGCGGTGATTTATGGTGGTAATTCAGCTGAGCGGTCAGTATCGCTAAAAAGTGGTGCTGAAGTTCTTAAAGCTTTACTGAATGCTGGTGTAAATGCCTTCGGACTGGATCTGTGTGGCGACGGTGAAAATCTGGTTGCCGGATTATCACCGGTTAAGCAATTGATGGATGCTGAGTTCGACCGGGCTTTTTTGATCTTACATGGACGGGGCGGCGAAGACGGAACTTTACAGGGGTTGCTGGAAATTATGAATAAGCCTTATACCGGCAGCGGTGTGATGGCTTCGTCACTGGGTATGGATAAAGTTAAATGTAAGCAAATCTGGCAGGGTGCAGGTATGCCGACACCGGCGTATGAATTGCTTACTGCGGATACTGATTTTGCAGCAGTGGCTGAACGTTTAGAATTTCCGATAATCGTTAAGCCTGCTCATGAAGGTTCCAGTATCGGCATGAGTAAGGTAACCGATTTGCCTGGTTTGAAGGCTGCCTTTACTGAAGCTGTGCAATATGACAGAGCAGTATTAGCTGAACAATGGATCGAAGGCCCTGAGTTTACAGTGACAGTTGTAAACGGTGAGGCTTTACCTGTCATTCGCCTTGAAACGCCTAATGATTTTTATGATTTTGAAGCGAAGTATCAATCGGAAGAAACTCAGTATCATTTTGATAATGAATTGAGTGAAGCCGAAGTAACTGAACTAATGGCTTTAGCGGTTAATGCTTTCAATATGGTGGGCTGTAAGGACTGGGGCAGAGTTGATGTTATGCAGTTGCCAGGGGTGGGCTTCCAGTTACTGGAAGTGAATACTTTGCCAGGTATGACTGACCATAGTTTGGTGCCAATGGCTGCTCGTAAAGCTGGAATGAGTTTTGAAAAGTTGGTTGTGAGTATTTTGCAGGGAACGTTGTAA